A region from the Bactrocera dorsalis isolate Fly_Bdor chromosome 1, ASM2337382v1, whole genome shotgun sequence genome encodes:
- the LOC105231120 gene encoding U-Kazal-Dg21.2 has translation MKFAVTVLLVITLSLAKAEQANRSERCTNACPKHLDPVCAVSGDESAATESGAVGEGVVYRYFHNDCLRRYASCSTGTVWRITSLSLCLKHVDPLVREQCLRPCPFIYEPICASNGKTKEIFGNSCILEVENCLSVDAWTLIDDSDCGL, from the exons ATGAAATTCGCTGTAACGGTACTACTTGTGATTACGCTTTCCTTAGCAAAAGCCGAACAAGCCAATAGAAGTGAGCGCTGCACGAATGCTTGTCCGAAGCATTTGGATCCTGTTTGTGCGGTTTCCGGAGACGAAAGTGCTGCAACGGAGTCAGGTGCAGTGGGCGAAGGCGTCGTGTACCGTTACTTTCATAACGACTGCTTACGGCGTTATGCGAGTTGCAGCACCGGCACAG tCTGGCGCATTACGTCGTTGTCGCTTTGCCTCAAGCATGTCGATCCTTTGGTGCGTGAGCAGTGCTTACGTCCTTGCCCATTTATTTATGAACCAATATGCGCTTCTAACGGTAAAACAAAGGAGATTTTTGGCAATAGCTGCATTTTGGAAGTTGAGAACTGTCTCTCCGTTGATG CATGGACTTTAATAGATGACAGCGATTGTGGCTTATAA